A window from Triticum aestivum cultivar Chinese Spring chromosome 6D, IWGSC CS RefSeq v2.1, whole genome shotgun sequence encodes these proteins:
- the LOC123145814 gene encoding anthranilate O-methyltransferase 1-like, which yields MKMEHDFHMAEGEDDNSYAKNSRLQENALVETKPALREAVTRAYAPLLHPTMTIVDLGCSSGGNTLLFVSNVIEAVSHHLEKIGGHPAELQFFLNDLPSNDFNRVFRSVQRFKNSIGMGRHKGEEIPAFFITGLPSSYYTRLLPRSSVHLFHSSYCLHWRSRLPDGLEGKKRPYLNEGNIDIAMTTPPSVVKMYQEQFQKDMLLFLRLRYEELFAGGQMMLTFLGRKHGDAYNGGLCRLHGLLSRSVQSLVDEGLVEKEKLDSFNLPLYGPSMEEVKAVVEQSQQFRMNHIKLFETNWDPYDDSEGNDVHDSVQSGINVSKSLRAVMEPLFASHFGESVLDKLFKKFAYNVEVHLEMEKTKYSVITLSLTRI from the exons ATGAAGATGGAGCATGACTTCCATATGGCCGAAGGAGAAGACGACAACAGCTACGCCAAGAACTCAAGGCTTCAG GAAAATGCCTTGGTTGAGACTAAGCCGGCTCTCCGGGAGGCCGTGACACGAGCGTACGCGCCTCTCCTCCATCCAACAATGACCATTGTTGACCTGGGCTGCTCTTCAGGCGGGAACACGCTCCTCTTCGTCTCCAATGTGATCGAAGCGGTCAGTCACCATCTTGAGAAGATCGGTGGCCATCCCGCTGAGCTTCAGTTCTTTCTCAATGATTTACCAAGCAATGACTTCAACCGCGTCTTCCGATCGGTTCAACGGTTCAAGAACTCGATTGGTATGGGTCGTCACAAGGGAGAGGAGATACCTGCTTTCTTCATCACCGGGCTGCCGAGCTCCTACTACACGAGGCTTCTGCCTCGCAGCAGTGTTCATCTCTTTCACTCGTCGTATTGCCTGCATTGGCGCTCTCGG CTTCCCGATGGATTAGAAGGCAAGAAAAGGCCGTATCTGAACGAAGGAAACATCGACATTGCGATGACTACCCCACCCTCTGTGGTGAAAATGTATCAAGAGCAGTTTCAGAAGGACATGCTGTTGTTCCTCCGGCTGCGATATGAAGAACTATTTGCAGGTGGACAGATGATGCTCACATTTCTAGGGAGGAAACATGGCGACGCCTACAACGGAGGTCTCTGCCGTTTACACGGTCTGCTCTCACGGTCCGTGCAATCTCTTGTTGACGAG GGCCTCGTGGAGAAAGAAAAGCTCGACTCCTTTAATCTACCTTTGTACGGCCCATCGATGGAAGAAGTCAAAGCAGTCGTCGAGCAAAGCCAGCAGTTTCGCATGAATCATATCAAGCTGTTCGAGACCAACTGGGATCCTTACGACGATTCGGAAGGCAATGATGTGCACGACAGTGTCCAAAGTGGCATAAATGTCTCCAAGAGCTTGAGGGCAGTGATGGAGCCCCTGTTTGCAAGCCATTTCGGCGAATCCGTCCTCGACAAGCTCTTCAAGAAATTTGCATACAACGTTGAGGTGCACCTGGAGATGGAGAAGACCAAGTACTCCGTCATTACACTGTCGTTAACAAGGATTTGA
- the LOC123145813 gene encoding mucin-17: MASAAAAALAAAGKRQLSEDDLYLILHKYSPATILTALQEVTQHAQRRSIDWRALVAKTATGITSAREYQMLWRYIAYGYDFVENVEDGSPQPLGDESDLECEIEPSPKPSNEAAAEASRFAKILMYGPSREQGSSHRANSDVPLLNTPNEKIPRVSSDKQLAQSHRLTNGTGPVSNSKQAPHTGLSPDSFDGNGPHNKKTKKTKAWTKDEDAELMAGVHKCGEGNWLDILRKYNFDSTRTYGQLSQRWAVISKRQATTKPAKAKPVTGGYDMKATQKAFFMALDMPMGKPGGLSTLRSGASQQSTQHPAPVFGAAAPELKSATSSSSFSLPVPVVPSAAPGPVSAQVQVQPRVQQAPSQAAPSKVSNASIKSRNSSKKQTAQANLTNAPSSIQAAAIAAGGRIATASIATNLLKAAQSPQAVHIRSRGKGSSKTSTSSKASTVAGEPGTQTGSAQHSELPNSSAPIPSPTVLITQSTEQVNVVPEVAGVNPPEQSASAHLLEPDRALSTTPVPGPCDNMEIDDDSTFCVVTMEDLFPEDVKQPETVSQPETVRLPEMVRQPETVRQTETVSQPETVRQPEMVRQPETVRQPEMVKQPEMVDPKAEEMIDPKDADMLEFDRFVAQGCLTTDYSDKSKGVKIAPGAQGATASQKKKQLPTVGKSIPVFRAPVTMKKTKALPSHGATLASTVASSGLVGTGNAGVLSKAIYRKPAGPGTTGKQNRCQEIMAQKQHAMNSNSSAMARNAAPGTGTPARNVAAGVGAPARNAAPATGTPAKSVAPATGTPPVRNTAPATGTPPVRNTAPGTGTPPVRNTAPATGTPPVRNTAPSTGTPPVRNTAPGTGTPPVRNTAPGTGTPPVRNTAPGTGTPAVRNTAPGTGTPARNSLTGTGTPQARNSLTGTGTPAARNVAPVTGAPPARNLLTGTGTPPAIRQHNPAVNGASKGNPPASQ; encoded by the exons atggcgtcggcggcggcggcggcgctggcggcggcggggaagcgACAGTTATCCGAGGACGACCTGTACCTCATCCTCCACAA GTACTCGCCGGCGACGATCCTGACGGCGCTCCAGGAGGTGACGCAGCACGCGCAGCGGAGGAGCATCGACTGGCGGGCGCTGGTGGCCAAGACGGCCACGGGGATCACCTCCGCCCGCGAGTACCAGATGCTCTGGCGCTACATCGCCTACGGGTACGACTTCGTCGAGAACGTCGAGGACGGCAGCCCCCAGCCACTG GGTGATGAGAGCGACTTGGAGTGTGAGATTGAACCCTCTCCTAAGCCGAGCAACGAAGCCGCAGCCGAGGCCTCACGGTTCGCCAAG ATCTTGATGTACGGACCTTCACGCGAGCAAGGTTCTAGTCATCGTGCTAACTCAGATGTTCCTCTGCTAAACACTCCAAATGAAAAGATACCACGTGTTTCATCTGACAAACAGCTTGCTCAGAGCCATCGTCTAACAAATGGTACAGGTCCAGTTTCCAACTCAAAGCAGGCACCCCATACAGGGTTATCTCCTGATTCTTTTGATGGGAATGGACCTCATAATAAAAAGACAAAGAAGACTAAAGCATGGACTAAGGATGAGGATGCAGAGTTAATGGCTGGTGTACATAAGTGTGGTGAAGGAAATTGGCTGGACATTCTGCGTAAATATAACTTCGATAGCACAAGAACTTATGGTCAATTATCTCAG AGATGGGCAGTAATTTCCAagcgtcaagcaacaaccaagcCTGCTAAAGCTAAACCAGTCACCGGGGGATATGATATGAAAGCTACTCAAAAGGCATTCTTTATGGCTCTTGATATGCCTATGGGGAAGCCTGGTGGATTGTCTACATTAAGATCAG GAGCTTCACAACAAAGCACTCAACATCCTGCTCCAGTATTTGGTGCTGCGGCACCTGAGTTAAAATCTGCAACATCCTCTTCATCATTCTCGTTGCCAGTACCAGTGGTGCCAAGTGCAGCCCCTGGGCCTGTGTCAGCACAAGTGCAGGTTCAACCTCGGGTGCAACAAGCTCCTTCTCAAGCTGCGCCCTCAAAAGTGTCAAATGCTTCAATCAAGTCACGAAATAGCTCTAAGAAGCAAACTGCACAAGCAAATCTTACAAATGCTCCTTCGTCTATACAAGCTGCAGCTATTGCTGCTGGTGGACGAATCGCCACAGCAAGCATCGCCACCAATTTATTGAAAGCTGCACAATCCCCGCAAGCTGTACACATAAGATCTCGAGGAAAAGGGTCTTCAAAAACTTCTACAAGCTCTAAAGCATCCACTGTGGCTGGTGAGCCTGGAACACAGACTGGCAGTGCTCAACACTCAGAACTTCCAAACTCCAGTGCCCCTATACCATCTCCTACGGTTTTGATAACACAGTCAACCGAGCAAGTTAATGTTGTGCCAGAAGTTGCAGGAGTTAATCCCCCGGAACAATCTGCTAGTGCACATTTGTTGGAACCTGATAGAGCATTGAGCACCACACCAGTGCCTGGCCCATGCGACAATATGGAGATTGACGACGACTCAACATTTTGTGTAGTCACGATGGAGGACTTGTTTCCTGAAGACGTGAAGCAGCCAGAGACAGTGAGTCAGCCAGAGACAGTGAGGCTGCCAGAGATGGTGAGGCAGCCAGAGACGGTGAGGCAGACAGAGACGGTGAGTCAGCCAGAGACGGTGAGGCAGCCAGAGATGGTGAGGCAGCCAGAGACGGTGAGGCAGCCAGAGATGGTGAAGCAGCCAGAGATGGTAGATCCCAAAGCCGAGGAGATGATAGATCCCAAGGATGCTGACATGCTGGAGTTCGATCGCTTTGTTGCCCAAGGATGCTTGACTACAGATTATTCTGATAAAAGCAAAGGTGTCAAAATTGCTCCTGGAGCTCAAGGAGCTACTGCCAgccagaagaagaagcagctacccACAGTTGGGAAAAGCATCCCTGTGTTTAGAGCACCAGTAaccatgaagaagaccaaagctctACCTTCACATGGGGCGACGCTTGCATCAACTGTCGCCTCTAGTGGCCTTGTTGGCACAGGCAATGCTGGTGTGCTGAGTAAAGCAATATATCGGAAGCCAGCTGGTCCAGGCACCACAGGCAAACAAAATAGGTGCCAAGAAATTATGGCCCAGAAGCAGCATGCTATGAACTCAAATAGTAGCGCAATGGCCAGGAATGCGGCTCCCGGCACCGGAACACCAGCCAGGAATGTGGCTGCCGGCGTTGGAGCACCAGCCAGGAATGCGGCTCCCGCCACCGGAACACCAGCTAAAAGTGTGGCTCCTGCCACTGGAACGCCACCAGTCAGGAACACGGCTCCTGCCACTGGAACGCCACCAGTCAGGAACACGGCTCCCGGCACTGGAACACCACCAGTCAGGAACACGGCTCCTGCCACTGGAACACCACCAGTCAGGAACACGGCTCCCAGCACTGGAACACCACCAGTCAGGAACACGGCTCCTGGCACTGGAACACCACCAGTCAGGAACACGGCTCCCGGCACTGGAACACCACCAGTCAGGAACACGGCTCCCGGCACTGGAACACCTGCAGTCAGGAACACGGCTCCTGGCACCGGAACACCAGCCAGGAACTCGCTTACTGGCACCGGAACGCCACAGGCCAGGAACTCGCTCACCGGCACAGGAACACCAGCAGCCAGGAATGTGGCTCCTGTCACCGGAGCACCACCAGCCAGGAACTTGCTTACCGGCACCGGAACACCACCAGCCATTCGGCAACATAACCCAGCGGTGAATGGGGCTAGCAAGGGGAATCCGCCGGCCAGCCAATAG
- the LOC123141963 gene encoding senescence-specific cysteine protease SAG39-like, giving the protein MAISKALILSILGCLCFCSSVLAARELNDDLSMVARHERWMVQYNRVYKDTTEKAHRFEVFKANVGFIESFNAENRKFYLGINQFTDLTNEEFKATKANKGYRPSLERVPTGFRYENVSLDALPETIDWRTKGAVTPIKDQGQCGCCWAFSAVAATEGIVKLKTGKLISLSEQELVDCDVHGEDQGCEGGLMDDAFKFIIKNGGLTTESNYPYTAADDKCKSGTNDAATIKSYEDVPANNEGALMQAVASQPISVAVDGGDMTFQFYKGGVMTGSCGTDLDHGIAAIGYGKTSDGTKYWLLKNSWGTTWGENGYLRMEKDITDKRGMCGLAMEPSYPTA; this is encoded by the exons ATGGCCATCTCAAAAGCTTTGATCCTTAGCATCCTCGGGTGCCTCTGCTTCTGCAGTTCGGTCCTAGCAGCTCGGGAGCTCAACGATGACTTGTCAATGGTGGCAAGGCATGAGAGATGGATGGTGCAGTACAACCGTGTGTACAAGGACACTACTGAGAAGGCACATCGATTTGAGGTGTTCAAGGCCAATGTCGGGTTCATCGAGTCGTTTAACGCCGAGAACCGCAAGTTCTATTTGGGCATCAATCAGTTCACCGACCTAACCAACGAGGAGTTCAAGGCGACAAAGGCTAACAAGGGGTACAGACCAAGCTTGGAGAGGGTGCCTACCGGATTCAGGTACGAGAATGTAAGTCTCGATGCACTTCCGGAAACCATAGACTGGAGGACCAAAGGTGCAGTTACTCCCATCAAGGATCAGGGCCAATGTG GTTGTTGTTGGGCGTTTTCTGCTGTCGCTGCTACAGAGGGCATCGTTAAGCTCAAAACTGGCAAGCTTATCTCACTGTCGGAGCAAGAGTTGGTGGATTGTGATGTCCATGGTGAAGACCAAGGTTGCGAAGGAGGGCTCATGGACGATGCCTTTAAGTTCATAATTAAGAATGGTGGTCTCACCACCGAGTCCAACTACCCATATACCGCGGCAGATGACAAGTGCAAGAGTGGAACCAATGATGCCGCAACCATCAAAAGCTATGAGGATGTTCCAGCCAACAACGAGGGAGCCCTCATGCAAGCCGTCGCAAGTCAACCCATCTCGGTAGCTGTAGATGGAGGAGATATGACATTCCAGTTTTACAAAGGTGGAGTGATGACTGGCTCATGTGGCACTGACCTAGACCATGGTATTGCAGCTATTGGTTATGGCAAGACCAGCGATGGCACAAAGTATTGGTTGTTGAAGAATTCATGGGGAACAACATGGGGCGAGAACGGATATTTAAGAATGGAGAAGGACATTACCGACAAGAGAGGCATGTGTGGCCTTGCGATGGAGCCTTCTTACCCCACTGCATAG
- the LOC123142843 gene encoding senescence-specific cysteine protease SAG39-like, with product MAISKSLIIGLLGCLCFYGSVLAAREINDDFSMVARHESWMAQYNRVYKDATEKAYRFEVFKANVGFIESFNAENHKFYLGINQFTDLTNEEFKGTKANKGYKSSLQRVPTGFRYENLSLDSLPAAVDWRTKGAVTPIKDQGQCGCCWAFSAVAATEGIVKLKTGKLISLSEQELVDCDVHGEDQGCEGGLMDDAFKFIIKNGGLTTESNYPYAAADDKCKSGTNDAATIKSYEDVPANNEGALMQAVASQPVSVAVDGGDMTFQFYKGGVMTGSCGTDLDHGIAAIGYGKTSDGTKYWLLKNSWGTTWGENGYLRMEKDITDKRGMCGLAMEPSYPTA from the exons ATGGCCAtctcaaaatctttgatcattgGCCTCCTCGGATGCCTTTGCTTCTACGGTTCGGTCCTAGCAGCTCGCGAGATCAACGATGACTTTTCGATGGTGGCAAGGCATGAGAGCTGGATGGCGCAGTACAACCGTGTGTACAAAGACGCTACTGAGAAGGCATACCGATTTGAGGTCTTCAAGGCCAATGTAGGGTTCATCGAGTCGTTTAACGCCGAGAATCACAAGTTCTATTTGGGCATCAATCAGTTCACCGACCTCACCAATGAGGAGTTCAAGGGGACAAAGGCTAACAAGGGGTACAAATCAAGCTTGCAGCGGGTTCCTACCGGATTCAGGTACGAGAATCTAAGTCTCGATTCACTTCCAGCAGCCGTAGACTGGAGGACCAAAGGTGCAGTCACTcccatcaaggaccaaggccaatgTG GTTGTTGTTGGGCATTTTCTGCTGTCGCTGCTACAGAGGGCATCGTTAAACTCAAAACTGGCAAGCTTATCTCACTGTCGGAGCAAGAGTTGGTGGATTGTGATGTCCATGGTGAAGACCAAGGTTGTGAAGGAGGTCTCATGGATGATGCCTTTAAGTTCATAATCAAGAATGGTGGTCTCACCACCGAGTCCAACTATCCATATGCCGCCGCAGATGACAAGTGCAAGAGTGGAACCAATGATGCAGCAACCATCAAAAGCTATGAGGATGTTCCAGCCAACAACGAGGGAGCCCTCATGCAAGCCGTCGCAAGTCAACCTGTCTCGGTAGCCGTAGATGGAGGAGATATGACGTTCCAGTTTTACAAAGGTGGAGTAATGACTGGCTCATGTGGCACTGATCTAGACCATGGAATTGCAGCTATTGGTTATGGCAAGACCAGCGATGGCACAAAGTATTGGTTGTTGAAGAACTCTTGGGGGACAACTTGGGGCGAGAACGGATATTTAAGAATGGAGAAGGACATTACCGACAAGAGGGGCATGTGTGGCCTTGCGATGGAGCCTTCTTACCCCACTGCATAG